In Bacillus cereus ATCC 14579, a single window of DNA contains:
- a CDS encoding replication-relaxation family protein, which yields MNIQTHIKINRQMTILTSIRKLKFATRRHLMAVHDMGGIRNANRILKDLSPYVNNTVYQKEYVYYLNKKGRELFDDTEKIVPNSRLAHSLMRNEAWLYLFCPDDWQIEAPIRYKVNDKKKTIIPDVKFRDEEGTLNAVEIDRTQMMNVNAEKMSRYREFSLYYKNKYNGKIPLIHFFTVTEYRQKKLEQLAVKHDVYAKVYVVPGVS from the coding sequence ATGAACATCCAGACACATATCAAAATAAACCGTCAGATGACGATTCTGACCTCGATTAGAAAGCTGAAATTCGCAACACGTAGGCATTTAATGGCGGTGCACGATATGGGAGGGATTCGCAACGCAAATCGTATTTTAAAAGACCTCAGTCCTTATGTAAATAACACAGTGTACCAAAAAGAGTACGTGTATTATCTAAATAAAAAGGGCCGTGAACTGTTCGACGATACAGAGAAGATTGTACCAAATAGTCGACTAGCACACAGCTTAATGAGAAATGAAGCATGGCTCTATCTGTTTTGTCCCGACGACTGGCAGATAGAAGCACCTATACGTTATAAAGTAAATGATAAAAAGAAGACAATTATTCCTGATGTGAAGTTCAGGGATGAAGAAGGCACATTAAATGCTGTAGAAATAGATCGTACGCAAATGATGAACGTGAACGCTGAAAAGATGAGTAGGTACAGGGAATTTTCGTTATACTACAAAAACAAATACAACGGGAAAATACCGTTGATTCATTTCTTTACCGTGACAGAATATAGACAAAAAAAGCTAGAACAACTTGCAGTTAAACATGATGTGTATGCCAAGGTTTATGTAGTTCCTGGTGTTTCGTAA